The Hymenobacter sp. GOD-10R genome includes a window with the following:
- a CDS encoding galactokinase, with protein MPLQSIAAAFQRHFGHEPLLVRAPGRVNLIGEHTDYNGGFVLPAAIDKEIYFAVALNDSTTARLHSYDLNESYATELSEVHRDDTQWANYLKGVVAQFQKRGIEVPGFDCMFGGNIPIGAGLSSSAAVECGLGFALNELLGTRLDRMELAKMGQQAEHEYAGVRSGLMDQFASLFGRPEHVVRLDCRSLDYEYFPFDTDTCHIVLCNSGVKHALASSEYNTRRQECEQGVAILQKYYPQVHSLRDATREQVEKHRSELGDVVYRRCRYVVEENLRVESACNHLLEGNLEAFGQDMYGSHAGLRDDYEVSCKELDVLVEAAKKVPGVYGARMMGGGFGGCTINLVAPDQVDNFVATMTLAYQEQLQLKLETYKTKIVGGVEAVASLK; from the coding sequence ATGCCCCTTCAGTCCATTGCTGCTGCTTTCCAGCGCCATTTTGGGCACGAACCGCTACTGGTGCGCGCCCCAGGCCGAGTTAATCTAATCGGCGAACACACGGATTATAACGGTGGCTTCGTGCTACCGGCAGCCATCGACAAAGAAATTTACTTTGCGGTAGCGCTCAACGATAGCACAACCGCTCGCCTCCATTCCTATGACCTGAATGAGTCATACGCAACGGAGCTGAGCGAAGTGCACCGCGATGATACGCAGTGGGCCAACTACTTGAAAGGGGTGGTGGCGCAGTTTCAAAAGCGCGGCATTGAGGTGCCGGGGTTCGATTGCATGTTTGGCGGCAACATTCCGATTGGGGCAGGCCTATCGTCGTCGGCGGCAGTGGAATGCGGGCTAGGTTTTGCGCTCAACGAGCTGCTCGGTACCCGCCTCGACCGCATGGAGCTCGCTAAGATGGGGCAGCAGGCAGAGCACGAATACGCAGGCGTGCGCTCCGGGCTCATGGATCAGTTCGCGAGCCTTTTCGGCCGACCGGAGCATGTAGTGCGCCTCGACTGCCGCTCCCTCGACTACGAATACTTCCCCTTCGATACCGATACGTGCCACATTGTACTCTGCAACTCCGGCGTGAAGCATGCCTTGGCTAGCTCTGAATACAACACGCGCCGCCAGGAATGCGAGCAGGGCGTGGCTATTTTACAGAAATACTACCCGCAGGTACACAGCCTGCGCGATGCTACCCGCGAGCAAGTGGAAAAACACCGTAGCGAGCTAGGTGACGTCGTGTACCGCCGCTGCCGCTACGTGGTAGAAGAAAACCTGCGCGTTGAGTCGGCCTGCAACCACTTGCTGGAAGGCAACCTCGAGGCTTTCGGGCAAGATATGTACGGCTCGCACGCTGGTCTGCGCGATGATTATGAAGTGAGCTGCAAAGAGTTGGACGTGCTGGTGGAAGCGGCCAAAAAGGTGCCCGGCGTATACGGGGCCCGCATGATGGGCGGCGGCTTCGGCGGCTGCACCATCAACCTGGTAGCTCCCGATCAGGTCGACAACTTCGTAGCTACTATGACGCTCGCTTATCAGGAACAACTCCAGCTGAAGCTTGAAACCTACAAAACCAAAATCGTTGGCGGCGTAGAAGCAGTGGCTTCGTTAAAGTAA
- a CDS encoding UDP-glucose--hexose-1-phosphate uridylyltransferase: MSSFDTTEHSHRRYNPLTGEWILVSPHRSKRPWLGQQEKPEQEVRPAYDPTCYLCPGNTRVGGIVNPQYTSTFVFDNDFAALQTDAPQGSVNVGGLLRAEAESGLARVICFSPRHDLTLPEMDVAAIRGVVDVWVQQYQEIGARPDINYVQIFENKGSMMGASNPHPHGQIWAQRTVPVDPAKETVQQEAYFKEHGRSLLADYLELELKEQTRIVYQNEHFVVLVPYWAVWPFETLLAPRRHVTSIEQFTDAERDAFADALRQLTIRYDNLFEISFPYSAGIHQRPTDGQSHESWHLHMHFLPPLLRSATVKKFMVGYELLANPQRDITPESAAERLRSLPDVHYKHR, encoded by the coding sequence ATGTCTTCTTTCGATACCACCGAGCACTCGCACCGCCGCTATAATCCGCTCACGGGCGAATGGATACTTGTGTCGCCTCACCGCTCTAAGCGCCCTTGGCTAGGCCAACAGGAAAAGCCCGAGCAGGAAGTGCGCCCCGCATACGACCCCACGTGCTACCTCTGCCCCGGCAATACCCGCGTGGGAGGCATCGTGAACCCGCAATACACCAGCACCTTCGTTTTCGATAACGATTTTGCCGCGCTACAAACAGATGCCCCGCAAGGCTCCGTGAACGTTGGTGGTTTGCTCCGCGCCGAAGCGGAATCGGGCCTAGCGCGCGTGATCTGCTTTTCGCCTCGCCACGACCTTACTTTGCCTGAGATGGACGTAGCTGCTATTCGCGGCGTGGTAGATGTGTGGGTGCAGCAATACCAGGAAATCGGCGCCCGCCCCGACATCAATTACGTACAAATCTTCGAGAATAAAGGCTCGATGATGGGCGCCAGCAACCCGCACCCACACGGCCAAATTTGGGCGCAGCGCACCGTGCCAGTTGATCCCGCCAAGGAAACTGTGCAGCAAGAGGCGTACTTCAAAGAGCACGGCCGCAGCCTGCTCGCTGACTACCTAGAGCTGGAGCTGAAAGAGCAAACGCGCATTGTGTACCAAAATGAGCATTTCGTGGTGCTGGTGCCGTACTGGGCCGTGTGGCCCTTCGAGACGCTGCTCGCGCCGCGTCGCCACGTGACCAGCATCGAGCAGTTCACCGATGCCGAGCGCGATGCCTTCGCCGACGCCCTACGTCAGCTGACCATCCGCTACGATAACCTGTTTGAAATTTCCTTCCCGTATTCTGCCGGTATTCACCAACGCCCAACCGATGGACAGTCACACGAGTCATGGCACCTGCACATGCACTTTCTGCCGCCGCTGTTGCGTTCGGCTACGGTAAAGAAGTTCATGGTAGGCTACGAGTTGCTAGCTAACCCGCAGCGAGACATCACGCCGGAGTCGGCGGCTGAGCGCCTGCGCAGCTTGCCAGATGTGCATTACAAGCACCGTTAG
- a CDS encoding RagB/SusD family nutrient uptake outer membrane protein, with product MKRYKLSLAALLGGLLLTTACEKDPLDQPNPNQPTAESFWANSNDAVKGVNAAYSGLQQLGTYRRWLNFAYDLRSDDGFSNSPWGELASFTKFVLTNYNFEVSDNLWRDHYRAIWRTNQVITNVPNISASNIDETLRKRVIAEARFLRALYYFNLVSLYGNVPILLTPSDPTILPPQGTEAQVWEQIIADAQAAKADLPATYTSANDLGRATKGAASTLLGKVYMQTKQWTLASAQFKEVIDSKLYDLTPIYTDNFRHTSENNIESIFEVQFSDAKLNGNDQDDATSSEGGQRSQFWGAPNAGGFVDGEVRPWVVSEFLKEGTTTAARDPRLAATVFYNRTQFATSLPVDADTLVYGVGFLTRYKSNATNRVRVYWRKYQTDYYRNFENFDSPINHRVMRFADVLLLQAEALNQQGQTAAAADLINRVRTRATLAPLLTSNFPTQASLLTQIMHERVTELTGEGLRWFDLQRWGLLDNQATVDQLKAHDADFGNFVVGKSRLLPILQRDIDIARLQQNPGW from the coding sequence ATGAAACGCTATAAACTTTCCCTAGCAGCGCTGCTCGGCGGCCTACTACTCACGACGGCTTGCGAAAAGGATCCGCTCGATCAGCCGAACCCAAACCAGCCTACAGCCGAATCTTTCTGGGCCAACAGCAACGACGCGGTAAAAGGCGTGAATGCGGCCTATAGCGGCCTGCAACAGCTCGGCACCTACCGGCGCTGGCTTAACTTTGCTTACGACTTGCGTTCCGACGATGGCTTTAGCAACAGCCCTTGGGGTGAGCTAGCTAGCTTCACCAAGTTTGTGCTGACCAACTACAACTTCGAAGTATCGGATAACCTGTGGCGCGACCATTATCGGGCTATTTGGCGCACCAATCAGGTGATTACCAATGTGCCGAATATTTCAGCTTCGAACATCGACGAGACCCTGCGCAAGCGGGTAATAGCCGAAGCTAGGTTCCTGCGGGCACTATACTATTTCAACTTGGTGTCGCTTTACGGCAATGTGCCGATCCTGCTGACGCCTTCTGACCCAACCATTCTGCCTCCTCAGGGCACTGAAGCGCAAGTATGGGAGCAGATCATCGCGGATGCACAAGCAGCCAAAGCTGACCTTCCTGCCACCTACACCAGTGCCAATGACCTAGGCCGAGCTACAAAGGGCGCCGCCTCCACGCTGCTGGGCAAAGTGTATATGCAAACCAAGCAATGGACGTTAGCTTCGGCGCAGTTTAAGGAAGTAATCGACTCCAAGCTTTACGACCTTACTCCCATTTACACGGACAACTTCCGTCATACCAGCGAAAACAATATCGAATCTATTTTCGAGGTGCAGTTTTCGGATGCCAAGCTAAATGGCAACGACCAGGACGACGCCACCTCTTCAGAAGGTGGTCAACGTTCGCAGTTCTGGGGTGCACCGAATGCCGGTGGTTTCGTCGATGGCGAAGTACGGCCTTGGGTAGTAAGCGAATTTTTGAAAGAAGGCACCACGACTGCTGCCCGCGACCCGCGCCTAGCCGCTACGGTGTTCTACAACCGCACGCAGTTTGCCACTTCGCTGCCGGTGGATGCTGATACGCTAGTGTATGGCGTTGGCTTCCTGACCCGCTACAAGAGCAACGCTACGAACCGCGTGCGCGTGTACTGGCGCAAGTACCAAACCGACTACTACCGCAACTTCGAGAACTTCGACTCGCCTATCAACCACCGGGTGATGCGCTTTGCCGATGTGCTACTCTTACAAGCGGAAGCCTTGAACCAGCAAGGACAAACTGCCGCGGCTGCGGATCTCATCAACCGGGTGCGCACCCGCGCTACATTAGCGCCGCTGCTTACCAGCAACTTTCCTACGCAAGCTAGCTTGCTTACGCAAATCATGCACGAGCGGGTAACGGAGCTGACAGGCGAAGGCCTGCGCTGGTTTGACCTTCAGCGTTGGGGCTTGCTTGATAATCAGGCTACGGTGGATCAGTTGAAAGCTCATGACGCTGATTTTGGCAACTTCGTGGTGGGCAAGTCGCGCTTGCTGCCTATTCTGCAACGCGACATTGACATAGCAAGACTTCAGCAGAACCCAGGCTGGTAA
- a CDS encoding ABC transporter permease yields the protein MSGVLPSARPGVAWLWRMAWRDSRRSRSRLLLFLSAIVLGIAALVGINGFGDNLARSIDEQARELVGADLVLSSSQPFPAALQPTLRKLGSTRSDEVAFASLVQFPKGQGVRLAQIRALTGGFPYYGDWVVEPAAAVPAFRQAAASQQRVALVDDALLVQFGAKPGDSIKVGNLTFQIVGRVRKTPGQSEFSASIAPTVFIPGALLAQTSLLQRGSRVQYRRYYQFPATTNVDLLIKPLEPSFDKVNIDSDTVASRKKQTGRSFADLTRFLNLVAFVALLLGCVGVASAVSLYVREKISAVAVLRCLGASGWQALLIYLLQIALMGLLGALVGAAIGTAVQLLLPKVFAGFLPVAVSVAVSWKAVAQGVLTGVLVAVLFALLPLLEIRRVSPLRTLRASYEENTEKLDPLRLVVYALIAAFITGFAYLQTREWKQALGFATGLLVAFGALAGLGYLLRRAVRRYFPSSWSYVWRQGLANLYRPNNQTITLTVSIGLGVFLLATLYLLQGLLLGRVQVAASGKQPNLVLFDIQPQQRAGVVQLVKNQKLPILQQVPIVTMRLTAINGHTGSEFKKDTTRGVPKWAFSREYRVTYRDKLISSEKIEAGRAPSLGADGTPRISLEDGYFKRLKLKLGDTLTFNVQGLPLTTIVSGTRTVDWSRVQTNFLVVFPSGVLETAPQFYVLMTRVPNNNTLGAVQRELVRSFPNVSAIDLGLILKTLDDILSKISFVIRFMALFSIATGLLVLISSVFVSRYQRVKESVLLRTLGASRRQILRITLVEYALLGLLAATAGLVLAGFAGWALALWVFEVPFTPALSPLLILAGITTGLTMLIGLFNSRDVLTRPPLEVLRSEAG from the coding sequence ATGAGCGGCGTCTTGCCTTCGGCCCGGCCGGGCGTAGCGTGGCTCTGGCGCATGGCCTGGCGCGACAGCCGACGCAGCCGCTCGCGGTTGTTGCTGTTTTTGTCGGCCATCGTGCTGGGCATTGCGGCGCTGGTCGGCATCAACGGCTTCGGCGACAACCTAGCCCGCAGCATCGACGAGCAGGCGCGAGAGTTGGTCGGCGCCGACTTAGTTTTATCCTCGAGCCAACCTTTCCCGGCAGCTTTGCAGCCCACCCTGCGCAAGCTAGGTAGCACCCGCAGCGACGAAGTGGCGTTTGCCTCGCTCGTGCAATTTCCCAAAGGACAGGGCGTGCGCTTAGCTCAAATACGTGCGCTCACCGGCGGCTTTCCCTACTACGGCGATTGGGTAGTAGAGCCCGCCGCAGCGGTGCCGGCGTTTCGGCAAGCGGCAGCTAGTCAGCAGCGCGTGGCGCTGGTAGACGACGCGTTGCTGGTGCAGTTTGGCGCCAAGCCCGGCGATTCCATCAAAGTCGGTAACCTCACATTTCAGATTGTGGGGCGCGTGCGCAAAACACCTGGTCAGTCAGAATTCAGTGCTTCCATTGCCCCAACGGTTTTTATTCCGGGTGCTTTGCTGGCCCAAACCAGCCTCCTGCAACGTGGCAGCCGCGTTCAGTACCGCCGTTACTACCAGTTTCCGGCCACCACCAACGTCGACCTGCTCATCAAGCCGCTTGAACCTAGCTTCGATAAGGTCAACATTGATTCTGACACGGTAGCAAGCCGCAAGAAGCAAACCGGCCGTTCCTTCGCGGACCTCACCCGCTTTCTAAACTTAGTGGCATTTGTGGCGCTGCTGCTCGGGTGCGTGGGTGTAGCCAGCGCCGTGAGCTTGTATGTGCGCGAGAAGATTTCGGCCGTGGCGGTGCTGCGCTGCCTAGGTGCCAGCGGCTGGCAGGCTCTGTTGATTTACTTGCTTCAGATTGCCCTCATGGGTTTGCTGGGCGCTTTGGTCGGGGCAGCCATTGGTACGGCGGTGCAGTTGCTGCTTCCGAAAGTCTTTGCAGGTTTCCTGCCGGTGGCTGTGAGCGTAGCGGTTTCGTGGAAGGCTGTAGCGCAGGGCGTGCTTACGGGCGTGCTGGTAGCGGTACTATTTGCGTTGTTGCCGCTGCTCGAGATTCGGCGCGTGTCGCCGCTACGCACGTTGCGAGCGTCGTACGAGGAAAATACGGAGAAGCTTGATCCGCTCCGCTTGGTCGTGTACGCACTGATTGCGGCCTTCATCACTGGCTTTGCTTACCTGCAAACCCGCGAATGGAAGCAGGCCCTTGGGTTTGCGACGGGCTTGCTGGTTGCGTTTGGCGCGTTGGCGGGGCTAGGGTATTTGCTGCGCCGCGCAGTGCGCCGTTATTTCCCAAGTTCATGGAGCTACGTGTGGCGGCAAGGCCTAGCTAATCTGTACCGCCCCAACAATCAGACGATTACCCTAACTGTTTCTATTGGCTTGGGCGTGTTTCTGCTGGCGACGCTTTACTTGCTGCAAGGCTTGTTGCTCGGGCGGGTGCAGGTGGCGGCGAGTGGCAAGCAGCCGAACCTAGTTTTGTTCGACATTCAGCCCCAACAACGGGCCGGGGTGGTGCAACTGGTGAAGAACCAAAAGCTGCCGATCCTCCAACAGGTGCCCATCGTGACCATGCGCCTGACCGCCATCAACGGTCACACGGGCTCCGAGTTCAAGAAAGACACTACACGAGGCGTTCCGAAATGGGCGTTCAGCCGCGAGTACCGCGTCACGTATCGGGACAAGCTGATTTCCTCTGAAAAGATAGAAGCGGGCCGCGCGCCGTCGCTTGGCGCGGATGGAACGCCGCGCATCTCCCTGGAAGATGGCTACTTCAAACGTCTCAAGCTTAAGCTAGGTGACACGCTGACGTTCAACGTGCAAGGGTTGCCGCTAACCACGATTGTGAGCGGTACGCGCACAGTGGATTGGTCGCGGGTGCAAACTAACTTTCTGGTTGTGTTTCCGAGCGGCGTACTGGAAACTGCGCCGCAGTTCTACGTGCTCATGACGCGGGTGCCCAACAACAATACCCTAGGTGCTGTGCAGCGCGAGCTGGTGCGCAGCTTCCCCAACGTGTCGGCCATTGACCTAGGTCTCATCCTGAAAACGCTGGACGATATTCTGAGCAAAATCTCCTTTGTCATTCGCTTCATGGCGCTGTTCAGCATTGCCACGGGGCTGCTGGTGCTCATCAGTTCGGTGTTTGTGAGCCGGTATCAGCGGGTAAAGGAAAGCGTGTTGCTGCGCACCCTAGGTGCCAGTCGCCGCCAGATTTTGCGCATTACGCTGGTGGAATATGCCTTATTGGGCTTGCTCGCGGCCACCGCTGGCTTGGTGCTGGCAGGCTTCGCCGGCTGGGCATTGGCCTTGTGGGTGTTCGAGGTGCCCTTCACACCTGCGTTGAGTCCGCTGCTGATTCTAGCAGGCATTACTACCGGCCTGACCATGCTCATTGGCCTGTTCAACAGCCGAGACGTACTCACGCGTCCTCCGCTGGAAGTGCTACGGAGCGAAGCAGGTTAA
- a CDS encoding glycoside hydrolase family 43 protein yields the protein MAIFSSSWRLLAVALLLTTAACKDSGGGSAPAPAPPTPAPAAATFTNPLLPSGPDPWVYQKDGFYYYMQTTGNNLVIRKTAKVSELGSAVSTIIWTPPSNGGNSRNIWAPELHFLDGKWYVYFTAGPGADAGQRTWVLENPAADPTTGTWTEKGRVYNPTEDYWAIDGTVLEQNGKRYFLWSGWPAGSGGEQRLYISEMSNPWTLIGPRIELSRPQYAWEKNGFGVNEGPEILKHGDKTYVVYSASFCGTDDYALGLLTATATADPLTPTTWTKTATPVFVKSNGAYGPGHNAFFKSKDGAEDWIIYHANNSAGQGCGDVRNPRIQKFTWNTDGTPNFGVPAAINTALPRPSGE from the coding sequence ATGGCAATATTTTCATCTTCCTGGCGCCTGCTGGCCGTGGCCTTGCTCCTGACAACGGCGGCTTGCAAAGACTCGGGTGGAGGCAGTGCGCCTGCCCCCGCGCCTCCTACTCCCGCCCCTGCCGCAGCCACTTTTACCAACCCGTTGCTGCCCTCCGGACCTGACCCGTGGGTATACCAGAAAGATGGTTTTTACTACTACATGCAAACCACCGGCAACAACCTGGTAATTCGCAAAACCGCGAAAGTGTCGGAGCTAGGGTCGGCGGTGAGCACCATTATCTGGACGCCGCCGAGCAACGGCGGAAACTCTCGCAACATTTGGGCGCCGGAGCTGCACTTTCTGGATGGCAAGTGGTACGTGTACTTCACAGCCGGACCAGGCGCCGATGCCGGACAGCGCACCTGGGTGCTGGAAAACCCCGCCGCCGACCCCACAACGGGAACTTGGACGGAGAAAGGGCGCGTCTATAACCCCACGGAAGACTACTGGGCCATCGACGGGACAGTGCTGGAGCAGAACGGCAAGCGCTACTTTCTGTGGTCGGGGTGGCCAGCGGGGAGCGGCGGGGAGCAGCGCCTGTATATCTCGGAGATGAGTAACCCCTGGACGCTCATTGGCCCTCGCATAGAGTTGTCGCGTCCTCAGTATGCGTGGGAAAAGAACGGCTTTGGCGTGAACGAAGGCCCTGAAATCCTGAAGCACGGCGACAAAACCTACGTGGTGTACTCGGCGAGCTTCTGCGGCACCGACGACTACGCCCTCGGCCTGCTAACAGCTACGGCCACCGCCGACCCACTAACTCCAACGACCTGGACCAAAACAGCCACCCCGGTATTTGTGAAGAGCAATGGCGCGTACGGGCCCGGTCACAACGCGTTCTTCAAGTCGAAAGACGGCGCCGAAGACTGGATTATCTACCATGCCAATAACAGCGCCGGCCAGGGCTGCGGCGACGTGCGGAATCCGCGCATTCAGAAATTTACCTGGAATACCGATGGCACCCCGAACTTTGGCGTGCCCGCTGCCATCAATACAGCCCTGCCGCGCCCGAGTGGCGAATAA
- a CDS encoding TonB-dependent receptor, which produces MKKHVPKLPHLAAPALLCCLAAQPLAAAAGRPADLSNEAALVYFQADGPVSGRVVDEKGAGLPGVNVVVKGTTNGAQTDADGRFTLTAPNNATLVVSFVGYSAQEVAVGGRTSINISLAPDTKTLNDVVVVGYLTQNREQVTGSVATVSGTDVRRAPVATLGEGIQGRLPGVQVTNSGVPGQAPVINIRGIGTLGSASGPLYIVDGLWTTNLRDFNPQDVENVQVLKDAASLAPYGSSGANGVIIITTRRGKAGTPAVSFNAYAGVQNITKTYDLMNAQNWATINNQAHENAGLPRLPYANALPLGANGQIIDTDWQKEFIKQGSVQDYNLNFSGGSKGENSSTNFLIGAGYFKQNGTVVGPKFERYSMRINSGFTRGKLRVGESLLLTRTNQTRLNGTPFNDILRMLPVIPVKDPTKSGGYGYGDTNASTFGTNPIALQDLFNNTGTSNRLQGSVFGEFDITSFLRYRLNLGTEFHAYHDREKRKYGQWRQNDPLNPSSYAENQGNELFGLAENTLTFDKSFGDHNLTAVAGYSRQRQHNEFTRGLNNDYGTGPSYYWALSGGSTAPQVTGNEYTWTKESYFGQMTYDYNQRYLLTGAIRRDGSSRFADRWGTFWAASAGWQISKEDFFQEATDVVNNLKLRASYGSNGNDFIGGEYGGSYRYLNTINSNVNYPFGSSQAILNGQIQTQLASPNITWEERRTTNLGFDAGFLEDRFTLSADYYISQTRNALVNPPISTFYGNAGDNPYQPIGRLENRGFEFALGYNQNKGPFTYSVTGNLTTLKNKVTRLIDNTTGQPLNFVGGAGDAARTEQGYEISSFYLYQFDGIFQQGDNIASSAQPQASPGDVRYKDVNNDGIINPQDRVHVGRVFPKIQYGLNLNAAYGNFDIVAFFQGVQGNNVLNVGKWWLDRTDDNSNYRSNFNPWTPQNPSTTTPRAIIAGGAGNASYSAGSNSFLNSTRWLESGSYLRLKNVQIGYTIPKAVIERVKGIGSLRIYVTGQNVFTITKYDGYDPETVGSGPLARGIDDGSYPNIRTFTAGLQLGF; this is translated from the coding sequence ATGAAAAAGCACGTACCCAAGCTGCCTCACTTGGCGGCGCCAGCACTGCTTTGCTGCCTGGCCGCGCAGCCGTTGGCAGCAGCAGCGGGTCGCCCGGCCGATCTATCGAACGAGGCAGCACTAGTATATTTCCAAGCAGATGGCCCTGTCAGTGGCCGCGTAGTTGACGAAAAGGGCGCTGGCTTGCCAGGGGTAAACGTAGTGGTGAAAGGCACCACCAACGGCGCCCAGACCGACGCCGATGGTCGCTTTACGCTCACTGCTCCCAACAACGCCACCCTCGTTGTTTCCTTCGTCGGCTACTCGGCCCAGGAAGTGGCCGTCGGAGGTCGCACCTCTATCAACATTTCACTGGCTCCCGATACCAAGACCCTCAACGACGTGGTAGTGGTAGGTTATTTGACCCAAAACCGGGAGCAAGTAACGGGCTCGGTGGCTACGGTCAGCGGCACCGACGTGCGCCGGGCTCCCGTAGCAACCCTAGGTGAAGGAATTCAGGGCCGCTTGCCGGGCGTGCAGGTTACAAACTCGGGCGTTCCGGGGCAAGCACCTGTTATCAATATTCGAGGTATTGGCACCTTAGGTAGCGCTAGTGGGCCTCTATACATCGTAGACGGGCTTTGGACAACAAACCTGCGCGACTTTAACCCACAGGACGTGGAAAACGTGCAGGTGTTGAAAGATGCCGCTTCTCTAGCCCCCTACGGCTCTAGCGGTGCTAACGGGGTGATTATCATCACGACTCGCCGCGGCAAAGCGGGTACGCCAGCCGTTAGCTTCAATGCCTACGCTGGGGTGCAAAACATCACCAAGACGTACGACCTGATGAATGCCCAGAACTGGGCCACCATCAACAACCAAGCGCACGAGAACGCCGGGCTTCCTCGCCTCCCCTACGCCAACGCACTGCCCCTAGGTGCCAACGGCCAAATAATTGATACCGACTGGCAAAAGGAGTTCATTAAGCAAGGCTCGGTACAGGACTACAACCTGAATTTCTCAGGTGGTAGCAAAGGCGAGAATAGCTCGACCAACTTCTTGATTGGCGCTGGCTATTTTAAGCAAAATGGCACTGTAGTCGGGCCGAAGTTTGAGCGTTACAGCATGCGCATCAACTCGGGCTTCACGCGGGGCAAATTGCGTGTGGGCGAAAGCCTGCTGCTCACCCGCACAAACCAGACGCGCCTGAACGGCACCCCGTTCAATGATATTCTGCGGATGTTGCCGGTGATTCCGGTCAAAGACCCCACCAAATCGGGCGGCTACGGCTACGGCGACACCAATGCTAGTACGTTCGGTACCAACCCAATTGCCTTGCAAGACCTGTTTAACAATACGGGTACTTCTAACCGGTTGCAGGGTAGTGTTTTTGGCGAATTTGATATCACGAGCTTCCTGCGCTACCGCCTTAACCTAGGCACTGAGTTCCACGCTTATCACGACCGCGAGAAGCGGAAGTATGGTCAGTGGCGGCAAAATGATCCGCTAAATCCTTCTTCTTACGCCGAAAACCAGGGAAATGAGCTATTTGGTCTAGCCGAGAATACGCTTACTTTCGATAAGAGCTTTGGCGATCATAACCTGACAGCTGTAGCAGGCTACAGCCGCCAACGCCAGCACAACGAGTTTACCCGGGGCCTCAACAACGACTATGGTACTGGCCCCTCGTACTACTGGGCTTTGAGCGGCGGTAGCACCGCTCCGCAAGTAACAGGCAACGAATATACCTGGACCAAGGAGTCATACTTTGGCCAGATGACCTACGACTACAACCAGCGCTATCTGCTGACAGGCGCCATTCGCCGCGACGGTTCTTCGCGCTTTGCCGATCGTTGGGGTACCTTCTGGGCTGCTTCAGCCGGTTGGCAAATTTCCAAGGAAGATTTCTTCCAGGAAGCTACTGATGTGGTCAATAATCTCAAGCTGCGCGCCAGCTATGGCTCCAATGGCAATGACTTTATTGGTGGGGAGTACGGTGGTTCTTACCGATATCTAAATACCATCAACTCCAACGTAAATTACCCATTTGGCTCTAGTCAAGCCATCCTCAATGGACAGATTCAGACACAATTAGCAAGCCCCAACATCACGTGGGAGGAGCGCCGCACCACTAACCTAGGTTTCGATGCCGGCTTCTTGGAAGACCGCTTCACGCTATCGGCTGATTACTACATTTCGCAGACGCGTAATGCGTTGGTTAACCCTCCTATTTCTACCTTCTACGGCAACGCTGGTGACAACCCTTACCAACCCATTGGCCGCTTGGAGAACCGGGGCTTCGAGTTTGCCCTAGGTTACAACCAGAATAAGGGACCGTTCACCTATAGCGTGACGGGTAACTTGACGACCCTAAAAAACAAGGTGACGCGTCTGATAGATAATACCACAGGGCAGCCCTTAAACTTTGTGGGAGGAGCAGGTGATGCGGCCCGCACCGAGCAAGGGTACGAAATCAGCTCTTTCTACCTCTATCAATTTGACGGGATCTTCCAGCAAGGCGACAATATCGCCTCTAGTGCCCAGCCCCAGGCTTCGCCCGGCGATGTACGCTATAAGGATGTAAACAATGATGGCATAATTAACCCCCAAGACCGTGTCCATGTGGGTCGGGTGTTTCCCAAGATCCAGTATGGCCTAAATCTGAACGCCGCCTACGGTAACTTCGATATTGTTGCCTTCTTCCAAGGCGTGCAAGGCAACAATGTACTGAACGTGGGTAAATGGTGGCTCGACCGCACCGATGATAACAGCAACTATCGGAGCAACTTCAACCCCTGGACGCCACAAAACCCATCGACTACAACACCGCGCGCTATTATTGCCGGCGGTGCGGGCAATGCTTCTTACTCTGCTGGTAGCAACTCCTTCCTAAACTCAACTCGTTGGCTGGAAAGCGGTTCTTATTTGCGTTTGAAAAACGTGCAGATCGGCTACACCATCCCCAAAGCAGTCATCGAGCGCGTGAAAGGTATTGGCAGCTTGCGCATCTACGTGACAGGTCAAAACGTCTTCACCATCACTAAATACGACGGTTACGACCCCGAAACGGTTGGCAGTGGCCCCTTGGCCCGTGGCATAGACGATGGCAGCTACCCCAACATTCGCACGTTTACGGCTGGCTTACAGCTTGGTTTCTAG